A portion of the Acidisoma sp. PAMC 29798 genome contains these proteins:
- the hpnJ gene encoding hopanoid biosynthesis associated radical SAM protein HpnJ, with product MMKTLFLQPPSFDGFDGGAGSRYQARREIKSFWYPTWLAQPAAMVPGSRLIDAPPARMGMGPILEDVMNRDLVVIHTSTPSFANDVKVAEQLKAANPKLIIGFVGAKVAVQPTESLNGGAAIDFVARNEFDFTIKEIAEGRDFAEVDGISYRNAAGVIVHNKDRAVLEDMDQLPFVTDVYKRDLRIEDYFIGYLLHPYVSLYTGRGCKSRCTFCLWPQTVGGHRYRVRSPEHVAAEIRQAKIDFPQVREFFFDDDTFTDNLPRAEAIARELGKLGVTWSCNAKANVPRSTLKILKENGLRLLLVGYESGNQQILHNIKKGMLVTTAEQFTKDCHELGVKIHGTFILGLPGETRETIQETIEFATRINPHTIQVSLAAPYPGTALYKQALENGWLDVEHAELIDESGIQIAPLNYPHLGHAEIFANVEVFYKKFYFRAPKIAAIVGEMVVSPQMMVRRLREGMEFFQFLRERKQVAA from the coding sequence GCCTGATCGATGCGCCGCCTGCCCGGATGGGCATGGGCCCGATCCTGGAAGACGTGATGAATCGCGACCTCGTCGTGATCCATACCTCCACACCCTCTTTCGCCAATGACGTGAAGGTCGCCGAGCAGCTCAAGGCCGCCAACCCGAAGCTGATCATCGGCTTCGTCGGCGCCAAGGTTGCCGTGCAGCCGACCGAAAGCCTCAACGGCGGCGCCGCCATCGATTTCGTGGCGCGCAATGAGTTCGACTTCACCATCAAGGAAATCGCCGAAGGGCGGGACTTCGCCGAGGTCGATGGCATTTCCTACCGCAACGCCGCCGGCGTGATCGTCCATAACAAGGACCGCGCGGTGCTGGAGGATATGGACCAGCTTCCCTTCGTGACCGATGTCTACAAGCGCGATCTACGGATCGAGGATTATTTCATCGGCTATCTGCTGCACCCCTATGTGTCGCTCTACACCGGGCGCGGTTGCAAATCCCGCTGCACCTTCTGTCTGTGGCCGCAGACGGTGGGCGGACACCGCTATCGCGTCCGCAGCCCCGAACATGTCGCGGCCGAAATCCGCCAGGCGAAGATCGACTTCCCGCAGGTTCGGGAATTCTTCTTCGATGACGACACATTCACCGACAATCTGCCCCGCGCCGAGGCGATCGCGCGGGAATTGGGCAAGCTGGGCGTGACCTGGTCCTGCAACGCCAAGGCGAACGTGCCGCGTTCGACGCTCAAGATCCTCAAGGAAAATGGGCTGCGGCTGCTGCTGGTCGGCTACGAAAGCGGCAATCAGCAGATCCTGCACAATATCAAGAAGGGCATGCTGGTCACCACGGCCGAGCAGTTCACCAAGGATTGCCACGAGCTTGGCGTCAAGATCCATGGGACCTTCATCCTCGGCCTGCCGGGCGAGACGCGTGAGACGATCCAGGAGACGATTGAGTTCGCCACCCGGATCAATCCGCATACCATCCAGGTTTCGCTTGCCGCGCCCTATCCAGGCACCGCGCTCTATAAGCAGGCGCTGGAGAACGGTTGGCTCGATGTCGAACATGCCGAGCTGATCGATGAGAGCGGCATTCAGATCGCGCCGCTGAACTATCCGCATCTCGGCCACGCGGAGATCTTCGCCAATGTCGAGGTGTTCTACAAGAAGTTCTATTTCCGGGCACCGAAGATCGCCGCCATCGTGGGCGAGATGGTGGTGAGTCCGCAAATGATGGTGCGGCGCCTGCGTGAGGGTATGGAGTTCTTCCAGTTCCTGCGTGAGCGGAAACAGGTCGCGGCCTAG